From Pelotomaculum schinkii, the proteins below share one genomic window:
- a CDS encoding nicotinate phosphoribosyltransferase, which translates to MSTKKYIYPASLLCDFYKISHREQYPKDTEVVYSTWTPRASRINGVDKVVAFGFQGFVKEFLLDYFNEYFFSRPKKEVVDEYRRFIKYTLGRENPETQHIEKLHDLGYVPVLIKAVKEGTLVPIRVPMLTIENTKPEFFWVTNYLETLLSCQLWMPSTSATLALEYRKIMDSFCDMTGGAKEFVQFCGHDFSMRGLASLSAAQLSGAGHLLAFTGTDTPPAVLYLEKYYNADIEKELVGTAIPATEHSVMEVFGRNEYESYKYLMTEVYPTGFLSIVSDTWDLWNVLDNVVKPLKDVIMAREGRVVIRPDSGDPVKIMCGDPDGETENERKGVVEILWDIFGGSTTDKGFKHLDTHIGCIYGEAITIDSCRDILQQLADKGFASTNMVFGIGSFTYQRKTRDDFGFSLKSTYAVVGGEERKIYKDPITDPQRWKKSQLGLVVVTKDDNGNINFIDNLNREQQKEYESVDLLEPVFKDGQLLREESLSEIRERVFASIG; encoded by the coding sequence GTGAGTACAAAAAAGTATATTTATCCAGCTTCATTACTGTGCGATTTTTATAAGATTTCGCATAGGGAACAGTATCCAAAAGACACTGAAGTAGTATATTCAACCTGGACTCCGAGAGCGTCCAGGATTAATGGCGTTGATAAGGTTGTAGCATTTGGCTTCCAAGGATTTGTTAAAGAATTTCTTCTTGACTACTTTAATGAGTATTTCTTCTCCAGGCCCAAAAAAGAAGTGGTTGATGAATACAGGAGATTCATCAAATATACGCTTGGACGTGAAAACCCGGAAACGCAGCACATTGAAAAATTGCATGATCTGGGGTATGTTCCAGTATTAATCAAGGCTGTTAAAGAAGGAACTTTAGTGCCGATTAGGGTTCCTATGTTAACAATTGAAAATACTAAACCAGAATTTTTCTGGGTGACAAATTACCTTGAAACATTGTTGTCCTGCCAATTATGGATGCCATCAACGTCAGCGACTCTCGCTCTTGAATATCGGAAAATCATGGATTCCTTTTGTGACATGACCGGTGGCGCCAAGGAATTCGTGCAGTTCTGCGGGCATGACTTTTCAATGCGTGGTTTAGCTTCGCTGTCTGCGGCCCAGTTGAGCGGCGCCGGACACCTGCTGGCCTTTACCGGTACAGATACTCCTCCAGCAGTTTTGTATCTGGAAAAATATTATAACGCCGATATTGAAAAAGAACTTGTCGGAACTGCCATCCCCGCAACGGAACACAGTGTGATGGAGGTCTTCGGCAGGAATGAATACGAAAGCTATAAGTATTTAATGACCGAAGTCTACCCGACCGGATTCCTTTCCATTGTCTCTGATACCTGGGATCTGTGGAATGTTCTGGATAACGTTGTTAAGCCACTGAAAGACGTCATTATGGCCAGGGAGGGCCGGGTGGTTATCAGGCCTGATTCGGGTGATCCGGTTAAGATTATGTGTGGGGATCCCGATGGTGAGACCGAAAATGAACGCAAGGGTGTTGTAGAAATCCTCTGGGATATCTTTGGTGGTTCCACTACCGATAAGGGTTTCAAACACCTGGATACCCATATTGGCTGTATTTATGGAGAGGCTATCACTATTGATAGCTGCCGGGATATCTTGCAGCAATTAGCTGATAAAGGCTTTGCTTCTACGAACATGGTCTTCGGCATTGGTTCCTTCACCTATCAACGTAAGACAAGAGATGATTTTGGATTTTCACTGAAGTCGACGTATGCGGTGGTAGGCGGGGAGGAACGTAAAATTTACAAGGATCCGATCACAGATCCACAAAGATGGAAAAAATCTCAACTTGGATTGGTCGTTGTGACTAAGGACGATAATGGAAATATAAATTTCATTGATAATCTTAATAGAGAACAACAAAAAGAATATGAGTCCGTTGATCTATTGGAGCCTGTATTTAAGGACGGCCAGCTATTAAGAGAAGAAAGCTTGTCTGAAATCAGGGAGAGAGTATTTGCAAGCATTGGCTAA
- a CDS encoding 4Fe-4S dicluster domain-containing protein, with translation MVAVKKFIHDWFWIVLIAFCSTICPMGTMSYYVASIEALKTKINHVTFNVDSCKGCNLCSKDCPVGINVLDHKEQGQILDADCLKCNVCVEKCPKKLLSAA, from the coding sequence ATGGTTGCGGTGAAAAAATTTATACACGATTGGTTTTGGATTGTACTAATAGCTTTTTGTAGCACAATTTGCCCGATGGGAACAATGTCATATTATGTTGCTAGTATTGAAGCATTGAAAACTAAAATCAATCACGTTACATTTAATGTTGACTCTTGTAAGGGATGTAATCTTTGTTCAAAGGACTGTCCGGTAGGGATTAACGTGTTAGACCATAAAGAGCAAGGACAGATCTTAGACGCTGACTGCTTAAAATGTAATGTGTGTGTTGAAAAGTGTCCCAAAAAATTATTATCAGCAGCCTAA
- a CDS encoding DUF2284 domain-containing protein, whose translation MMDNGLSRFIDTAKNLGAYDAKIIDPSTIKTAAWVRMKCMYGCKHRKVHCCPPNTPTPKETQEIIDCYKTALLIHCKDKDPSETVLKLERAIFLEGFYKVIGYGCGACMLCKTCQDEKCANPKDARPSMEACGIDVYETVRTNGFPIEVVKDRKSNGNYYGLLLIE comes from the coding sequence ATGATGGACAACGGCTTATCGAGATTCATAGATACAGCTAAAAACCTTGGTGCTTATGATGCAAAAATTATTGATCCAAGTACTATAAAAACAGCAGCATGGGTAAGAATGAAGTGTATGTACGGTTGTAAACATAGAAAAGTGCACTGTTGTCCTCCAAATACTCCCACCCCTAAAGAAACTCAAGAAATAATTGATTGTTATAAGACTGCTTTGCTTATACATTGCAAGGATAAGGACCCTTCAGAAACCGTTTTAAAACTTGAAAGAGCAATTTTTTTAGAAGGGTTTTATAAAGTTATAGGCTACGGGTGTGGAGCCTGTATGTTATGTAAAACCTGTCAGGATGAGAAATGCGCCAATCCCAAAGATGCAAGACCATCAATGGAAGCATGTGGTATTGATGTGTATGAAACAGTAAGAACAAATGGTTTTCCTATTGAGGTTGTGAAGGACAGGAAAAGTAATGGTAATTATTATGGTTTATTACTGATTGAATAG
- a CDS encoding HIT family protein: MDCIWAPWRSVYVGGSHGEGCVFCQKLQSDEDEANLVLLRGDKTIVLMNLYPYNNGHLLIMPKRHVADIEDLTGEEAAELVLMTQKMVKVLRVFNPEGFNVGANIGKAAGAGVPGHFHIHVVPRWGGDTNFMPVIGNVRVISESLEVTFKKLKESLKILQ, from the coding sequence TTGGATTGTATTTGGGCGCCGTGGCGATCGGTTTATGTAGGAGGCAGCCACGGGGAGGGCTGTGTTTTTTGTCAAAAATTGCAGTCTGATGAGGATGAGGCAAATCTCGTATTGCTGCGGGGAGACAAAACAATTGTCTTAATGAACCTCTACCCTTACAACAACGGGCACCTTTTAATAATGCCCAAAAGGCATGTGGCGGACATCGAAGACCTGACCGGGGAAGAAGCGGCTGAGCTTGTTCTGATGACTCAAAAAATGGTCAAGGTCCTGCGGGTTTTTAATCCCGAAGGCTTTAATGTGGGCGCAAACATCGGCAAAGCTGCCGGCGCCGGGGTGCCCGGACATTTTCATATCCATGTTGTCCCCCGCTGGGGCGGTGATACCAATTTTATGCCGGTAATCGGAAATGTCAGGGTGATTTCTGAGTCCCTGGAGGTAACCTTTAAGAAGTTGAAGGAGTCGTTAAAAATCCTGCAGTAA
- a CDS encoding ComEC/Rec2 family competence protein — MKRLSILLLILFLAFGLAGCGLTTPPEQSNGLSEREVSPGALRVHFLDVGQGDCILVQFPDGRNMLVDAGKNDSAVAIIDYLEARGIARLDYLVGTHPHEDHIGSLDTVIQEFPVGEILLPKVTANTRTFRELLEAIAGKGLQVTTAKAGVNILEEEGLSVKVLAPIGSSYNDLNNYSAVIKITYREVSFLLEGDAESESEKEMLNSGADVRADVLKVGHHGSNSSTSPAFLSIVKPEYAVISLGADNDYHHPHPTTLAKLKKAGVDILRTDERGTIVFTTDGKNINVETVK; from the coding sequence GTGAAAAGATTATCGATCTTGTTGTTGATTTTGTTTTTAGCCTTTGGGTTGGCCGGCTGCGGGTTAACCACACCCCCCGAACAGTCCAACGGGTTGTCGGAGCGGGAGGTTTCCCCCGGCGCTTTACGCGTCCATTTTTTAGATGTTGGGCAAGGAGACTGCATACTCGTACAGTTTCCAGACGGGCGGAACATGCTGGTGGATGCAGGAAAGAATGACAGCGCCGTCGCAATTATTGACTATTTAGAAGCACGAGGAATTGCCAGGCTGGACTACCTGGTTGGCACCCATCCTCATGAAGACCATATCGGCTCGCTTGATACAGTTATTCAGGAATTCCCTGTTGGCGAAATCCTGTTGCCCAAAGTTACGGCCAATACCAGGACTTTTCGGGAACTGCTGGAAGCGATTGCCGGCAAAGGGCTGCAGGTAACTACGGCCAAAGCCGGCGTGAATATCCTGGAGGAAGAGGGGCTTTCGGTGAAAGTCCTGGCCCCTATTGGCTCTTCCTATAATGACCTGAACAATTATTCAGCGGTAATCAAGATCACCTACCGTGAGGTATCGTTCCTTCTGGAAGGCGATGCTGAATCGGAGTCCGAGAAAGAGATGCTCAACAGTGGCGCCGACGTCAGGGCTGATGTCCTCAAGGTTGGCCATCATGGCAGCAATTCCTCCACTTCTCCGGCTTTTTTAAGTATAGTTAAGCCTGAATACGCCGTCATTTCACTCGGGGCAGATAACGATTACCACCATCCCCACCCGACTACCCTGGCTAAGTTGAAAAAAGCCGGCGTGGACATCTTACGTACTGACGAGAGAGGGACAATTGTTTTTACCACTGACGGAAAAAATATTAATGTTGAGACGGTAAAATAA
- a CDS encoding DUF3006 domain-containing protein produces the protein MYIIDRFEGDWVVIEYERQTFNLPRQLLPPEALEGDVVTISIGVDAKATATVKEDIKRLARQVFKD, from the coding sequence ATGTACATAATTGACCGCTTTGAAGGTGACTGGGTTGTAATTGAGTATGAACGGCAGACATTCAACCTGCCGAGACAACTTCTGCCCCCGGAAGCATTGGAGGGGGATGTGGTTACAATTTCCATTGGCGTCGACGCCAAGGCTACAGCCACTGTTAAGGAGGATATCAAAAGGCTGGCGCGCCAGGTATTTAAAGATTAA
- a CDS encoding GyrI-like domain-containing protein, whose product MTEEKRYDIRAKDLDEIPVRTMRGKVTEYPNDLATLMTASLEEIISMGGNCSGPPIVLYDKEVDFNSMETELEVAWPVTDKALANKVLPPVHAASVIEHLDPDNSLEGAYGALYAWIKKNGYHPAYPIREIYDTDPQATSPEQLLIEIILPLKKEHD is encoded by the coding sequence TTGACTGAAGAAAAACGTTATGATATACGTGCAAAAGATTTAGATGAAATCCCTGTGCGAACTATGCGCGGGAAGGTTACAGAATATCCCAACGACCTCGCCACTTTGATGACGGCCAGTTTAGAAGAAATTATTTCTATGGGCGGTAATTGTTCAGGACCTCCGATCGTACTCTATGATAAGGAAGTAGATTTCAATTCCATGGAGACAGAGCTGGAAGTTGCCTGGCCGGTAACAGACAAAGCCCTGGCCAATAAGGTCTTGCCGCCTGTCCATGCGGCGTCGGTAATAGAACATCTGGACCCGGATAATAGCCTGGAAGGCGCTTACGGGGCCTTGTACGCCTGGATCAAAAAAAATGGTTACCATCCGGCTTACCCTATTCGTGAAATATATGATACTGATCCGCAGGCAACATCACCCGAACAACTTTTGATTGAGATCATCCTGCCACTTAAAAAAGAACACGATTAA